TTGATGGGAAACTATTTAGCATTGATTGATCTTGGATCGAATACGGCCCGTTTGGTCATTTATTACGATGATGGACAAGGGGTGATCCGGGAAGAAGATAATGTCAAACGCACATTGCGTTTGATCTCCTATCTCGATGAGAACCGGCGAATTACCACAACCGGATTTGAAAAAACATTGGAATGCATGCACCAATTTAAAGATGTTTGCACCGCTTGGAACATTCAACACATTGTCGGTGTGGCAACTGCTGCCGTTCGCCAAGCGCAAAATGGCCATGAGCTGCTGCAGGCAATTGAGGATGCTACGGGCATTTCAATACGCCTTTTGTCTGGTGAGGAAGAAGCACATTACGGGTATTTGGCTGTTGTTAACAGTATGAATGTGGAAGATGCGATTACAGTGGACATCGGGGGCGGCAGTACGGAGTTGACCAGAATTTCCCAACGCCGATGTGTGGGAAGAATCAGTTTGCCCTTTGGAGCTGTTTCGCTGACACAATGGTTTCTGAATGATTCTGGCATCCCGCCGGCAAACGATTGGAAGCGTCTGTTTGATTATTTGAAGCAACAATTCGGTTCTATCGATTGGTTAGAAAGACAACGCTGTCCTGTGATCGCGATGGGGGGTACGGCGCGCAATCTGGCAAAGATCGTGCAACGACAGAGCCAATATTCCCTTTCCAGTCTGCATCACTACGAAATACAGCGCAAAGATATAGATTCTGTCTTTACTTCTTTATCACAATTGAGTATTGAACAGCGAAAGCAAGTCCCGGGACTTGCAAAAGACCGTGCGGATGTTATCGTATCCGGAATTGCCGTGTTTCGCGCACTGCTCGAAGCCGCTCAAAGCGACACGCTGATTACGAGCAATAAAGGCTTGCGGGACGGCATATTGTTTGAGCAAGTGCTGCAAAAAGAAAATCGTTCACGAATTGATGACGTAGCGATGCATAGCGTTGGCCAACTGATGCGGCGATATCGAGTGAATATTCCGCATGCCAATCATGTGCGTTTCCTTGCCATGCAATTATTTGATGATATGAAACAATTGCAATTGATTCCATACGGCAATTTTGAACGAAGAATTCTTGAAATTGCATCATTGCTGCATAATATAGGATTAGCCATCAATGTATATGAAACTTCACAGCATACGTTTTATATGTTGTCAAATATCCTTATATTAGGACTTACACATCGCGAGCGGATTTTGATTGCGACGGTCGCTGCATATAAAAATCAAAAACAGTTTCAAAAACAACTGGCTCAATTTCCCGATATTCTTCGCAAAGAAGATAAGCAAATAGTTGAAAAGCTCGGGCATATCGTCTTATTGGCGAGAATATTGGATCGCTCCATGACGCAACAGATCAAATCCGTTCGAATCAAAGAAAAAAACAAGCAGCTGGTTATAGAATGTTATTCTGCAGAAGAGAATTTAATGGAGTTTTCATTTATTCCAGAGATGTTGGAGAAGCTGTCAAAACTTTGGAAACTATCGTTTCAATACAAGGTTGTCGGGGAGAGGAAACGTGCATTATGATCGATTTTCAGTTACCCATGTATTATATCAATCGTGAATTGAGTTGGCTTTCTTTCAATGAACGTGTATTGGAAGAAGCCCTTGATGCGGAACATCCATTGTTGGAACGGCTGAAGTTTCTATCCATTACTTGCTCCAATCTGGATGAGTTTTTTATGGTTCGCGTGGCCGGCTTGAAAGACCAACTCAAGGCGGGGTTTCAAACCCCCGAGAATAAAACGCAAATGACGCCGCAGGAACAGTTATCCGCGATTTCGGAACGTACACATCGGCTCGTGATACATATATACAACGTTTTATCAGCAAGTATCATACCGGAACTAAAGGGGTCCGGCATACAATTTTTGCAGGCTGACGAATTGTCGGCAAACCAGATGGCGTTTATTGAAGAATATTACCATCATCATATTTATCCGGTATTAACACCCCTGGGAGTAGATGCAAGCAGACCCTTTCCGATGATTTTAAACCGCAGTTTGAATCTTGCAGTTCTTCTGGAAAATGAAAAACATCCGCAAGAGCCGAATCAACTGTTTGCCGTCGTACAAGTGCCTTCTGTGCTTCCACGCTCCATTCAACTGCCGTCAGAAGTAGGAATATGCCAATACATTTTATTGGAACATGTGATTTGTAAATATATGCAAACATTGTTTCAAGGAAATCGGATTGTTTCTGTCAGTCCATTTCGGATTACCCGCAATGTCGACTTGATTTTCGAAGTGGAAGATGATGATGACCTGCTCGAGGCGATTGAAAAAGAGTTGAAAAAGCGGCGGAAAGGGGATGCCGTCCGGATTGAAGTCGACCAATCCATGCCGGATATACTGATTGATACATTAAAAGACTGGCTGGAGTTGGAAGATGTAGATATTTATCGCATTGAAGGGCCGATTGATCTAACCTTTTTTATTGGATTTGTCAATACAATAAAAGGGTTTCAGCATTTGAAATATAACGAAATCAAACCAAATCCGCCAAAAGACTTAATCGGTGAAAGCGGAATTTTTGAAGCGATTGCCAAAAAGGACATCCTGTTGCATCATCCGTATGAATCCTTTGAACCGGTGATACATTTTATCCGCCAAGCAGCCGAAGACCCGAATGTATTGGCCATCAAACAGACGTTATATCGCGTCGGCGGCAACTCACCGGTCGTGAATGCGTTGATGCGCGCCGCTGAAAATGGGAAGCAAGTGACCGTATTGGTGGAATTGAAAGCCCGCTTTGACGAGGAAAACAACATTGTCTGGGCAAAAAAATTAGAAGAAGCAGGGTGTCACGTCATTTACGGTGTAAACGGATTGAAGACACACAGTAAAATTACATTGGTCGTTCGTCAGGAACAAGGGACGATCCGGCGTTATGTGCATTTGGGAACCGGCAATTATAATGAGACAACTGCGAGAATCTATACAGATCTGGGATTATTTACGGCCCGTGAAGAATTTGGCATTGATGCTTCTGCCTTTTTCAATCACCTGTCAGGATTTTCCGAGGTTCCCGAGTGGCAAGAGATCACGACAGCCCCAAACGGTCTGCGAGAGCATTTTATCGCATGGATCGAAAACGAAATTGCGCAAAGTACGAAGGAGAATCCGGGCAGAATTATTGCCAAAATGAATTCGCTGACAGATAAAGAAATTATAAAAGCACTCTATAAAGCTTCCTGTGCCGGTGTTAAAATTGATTTGATCGTTCGCGGGATTTGTTGTCTGCGTCCGGGAATTCCGGGCGTCAGCGAAAATATCCATGTACGAAGCATTATCGGGCGGTTTTTGGAACATAGCCGCATCTATTATTTTCATAATGGCGGCAATGAACAGTTTTATCTGGCCAGCGCCGACTGGATGACGAGGAATATGATCGGGCGTGTGGAGATTTTGTTTCCGGTGATACAGGAGAATTTAAAGACGAAGCTGAGCAATATTTTACAAACCATGTTGCTGGACAATACAAAAGCACGAATTTTACAGTCTGATGGATCGTATAGCAGACAAATCGATCAGGGAGCTATTCAAATCAATTCCCAAATGCATTTTTATCAAGAGGCGGAACTAACGATTCGCACTTCGAACGTGCTGCTTCATTAAAAACAAATCCATAATTTAGATAGATGATATTGTATCGTAAGCAAAAGATATGTATGATTGGAATAGTCCAAAAAGACTATTTTTATGAATGGAGGAGTACAGAGATGGCACAAGAACGAAAAGGTGCAATTACATTTAAAGGGAATCCTGTAACATTAATTGGCCCGGAATTGAAAGTTGGAGATCAAGCGCCGAATTTCACAGTACTCGCAAATGATCTTTCGCCGGTTACACTAGATAATTCCAAAGGTACGGTTCGCTTGATCAGCGTTGTTCCTTCCTTGGATACAGGCGTATGCGACCAACAGACGCGCCGTTTTAACGAAGAGGCTGCGAATTTGCCAAATGTTACGATTTTGACGGTAAGCGTGGATCTGCCATTTGCACAAAAGCGCTGGTGTGGCGCCGCTGGGATTGACAAAGTTCAAACAGTATCTGACCACCGGGACCTTTCTTTTGGCGAAGCATATGGTGTAGTGATCAAAGAATTGCGCTTATTGGCACGGGCTGTTTTCGTAGTTGACCAGAATGATAAAGTTACATACGTAGAATATGTTTCCGAAGCAACAAACCATCCGAATTATGAAGCGGCAATCGCTGCAGCGAAAGAGTTGCTATAATCATCGATTGGAATCTCATTTCAAATGGCAGGACAATAGAGTCTGACGTTTTTTAAAAATACGGCAGGTTTTATATGCTGCAAACATAAGGTAACCCTTGTATGGAGGGTTACCTCTTATTTTTCTTTCGCAGTTTTGCAAATTTTTTCTCTTTCTTATATCCTTGTGTAAGACATACAAGGTAATGATCGGATATGTGGCGAATAGCGTAACCGCGCTCAAATAGTTTTATCAATACATCAGCCACTGTCATACCGAGAATATCCGCGATAATAAAGTCAGGGTCTGAACTGCTGCCAGCTTTCACTACGATCTCCGCGCTTCCGGTCGATTCAAAATGTAACATCACAACCACACGTTTCTCCTCCTTTTGATCGGGTTCGTATTCTGAAATTCAAACAGCAACAAACAGCTTGAGTTGGGAGTTCTTTACTAAGATATGATTGAAACGTTCGAGAATGTCGAAATTTTCTATCCGACGATTACCTCTTTCTAATTTGATGAATCAGCATTGTGAATAAAAGAAGCGGGAGGATAAACAGATATGTCACAAGTGTGGATTGGACTATTCGGAAGTATCGCTATAGCCGGAATTGCATATTGGAAACAAAGTTTGTCAGGATCCGGCGCTGTTGCGGCAGTTTTCGTCGGTACAATTCTTTATAGCACTGGCAGCCTCCCTTGGTTTGGAACGATGATTGCTTTTTTCGTATTCTCTTCTCTGCTTTCCCAGTGGAAAAAACGAAACAAAGAGAATATGGAGAGGATGTATGAGAAAACCGGTCGCCGAGATGCCGGACAAGTTTTGGCAAATGGCGGACTCGCTGTTGGCATGTCCTTGCTTCACGGGATTTGGCCGCTGCCTGTGTTCTGGTATGCATTTCTCGGTATCATGGCAACTGTAAACGCAGATACGTGGGCCACTGAAATTGGAAGTTTGAGCAAAAAATCTCCAGTGTCTATTCTTACAGGCCGAACAGTACATCCGGGAACTTCCGGAGGGATCACTGCATTAGGGTTGTTGGCGACTGTTCTCGGCAGTATCTTTATTGGCGCTGTGGCAACAATCTTACTGTTCATTCATTGGAAAGAGACCATATCTCATGTGCCATTCCCTTTCGCACATGTCGTTGCAATCAACATCGGAGTTACATTCCTTGCAGGTACGATTGGATGTCTGGCCGATTCTTTACTGGGGGCAACGGTACAAGTCATGTATGCATGTGATGCTTGCGGACTTGAAGTGGAAACAGCCATGCATTGTCAAAAAGCTGCCAAGAAAATACGGGGATTCTCTTTTTTTTCGAACGATCGTGTGAATAGTTTCAGTTCCTTTATCGGCGGAGCAGCTGCAATGATGGCAAGTTTCATAATCGGAGCATGACAAGCAAACGGTTGCTTGGCACATCTACATTTTCTTATTGTTACTTTTTATCAAACCTTCGACATCAAACAGAAGCTCAAGCAAAAACCATAGGATCAGTATGACAAAGGAAATGATCCATAGCGAATGGACAAAGCTATAAAATGAACTTGTGTAACCTTGGAATATTTGATACACCACAGCAAGCAATATGAATATTCGCCGGAGTTTGTCTGCAAATGAGGAGTGTAACTTCAATATTTCTTCGATCCTTTCTAATACGATCGGAAAGTATAAATTTTGGAGACCGACCGTTATAACTGCTTACTTGTACCAAAACAACAAATAAAGTATACCATAGGAGTGCGGGAGAATCTTTATCCGGAACAATCGTTCCATATCGTTTCATATCTTTCCATATAGATTTCTACCCCAATTATTTTCAGATGATCATGGATTTCACTGCATCTCTAATTGCCGGACCAGTTGCGCGGGTTGCTGCGAAAGCTTTTGCTCACCAAACATCTCATATGAGCATAGGCTATGCATAGGTTCTACGTGCATTTGCCTGGCAAAGGGGGGATGAATGTTGTATATGTATCCTTACATTCAAGCCGGCTACCGAAGTGAATGGATGCCGATGCTCTCGTCGCATTTTCATCATGATTTTACCGCCTTTCTTCTGCAGTTGCAAAAAGCGATACATGAGGAGGCAACAGCGATTTATTTCTATCAAAATTTGATCGCGATGGCTCCGAAGGAATGGCATAAAAAATGGATCGAACATCCGTACAAAGATGAAAAAAAACATTTGCGAATCCTTTCCGAATTGTATTGGCGGATTACAGGCAGACAGCCAGTGGTACAAGCGGCACAAACGGTGTTCGGCAATTATAAGGAAGGGCTTCTAAAAGCATTGGAAAGCGAATTGGAAGCATTTGAATCCTATCGCGATCTATACTTGGCAACGGATCGGGCGGACATCCGGGATGTATTGTTTGAAACGATGACAGACGAACAAGAGCATGCGCTGCGTTTTAGCTTTTTGTATCACGATCTGTAAGAGGATGTTCAAAAAGCAGTCAAAACTCCTTGAGTCCTATTTAACAACTTTTTGAACACGCACGAAAAGGAATGTAAAAATAAAAAAGAGGAGGCTGTGTTGCCTCCTTTATTTCCATTCCCAGATGCCATCTTCCCGCACATGAAGGATGCGGCTCTCAATGACAACTTCCGAAACTCTTTGATTTAACGTTTCATACTGATCCATGCTTTCTTCAAATGTCATTCGCTGATTCATCTTGATCACTCCCGGTTTTAGTCATTTGTCTATTTAATTGTCAGTAAATTCAGCATATTTAATGTATATCTGTATTATAACAAATAAATTTTTATTTGTCTGTATATAAAACAAAAAAATCTCTGGTAATATTTGAACATTTTATGAACTGCCTATATGAAATGAAAAAGGAGTAGCGTACACAAAGAGGGCCGGCATGATCATGATTTTGAAAAATAGCCCAGATGTGAAAGAATGGAGTTGACGAGCAGGATCAATGTTGATACATTGCTTTAAGAATAGAAGGAGGGAACGTATGAAACGCGCATGGTGGAAAGAAGCTGTTGTGTATCAAATTTATCCGAGAAGCTTCAAGGATTCCAATGGCGATGGTATTGGAGATCTTTCAGGGATCATCAGCCGGTTGGATTATTTGAAGGAATTGGGAATTGACGTCATATGGCTGTCTCCTGTTTATAAATCCCCCAACGATGACAATGGATATGATATTAGCGATTACCAGGATATAATGGACGAGTTTGGCACCCTTGAGGATTTTAATCAGTTGTTGGCAGAAGCCCACAAGCAGGGAATCAAAATCATGATGGATCTTGTCGTCAACCATACGTCTGACGAACATCCATGGTTTGTCGAATCTCGTTCGTCCAAAGACAATCCAAAGCGGGATTACTACATTTGGAGACATGGGCAAAATGGAAAAGAGCCCAACAATTGGGTATCCTGTTTCAGTGGACCGGCATGGGAATATGATGCACATACCGATGAGTATTATTTACATATCTTCTCGAAAAAACAGCCGGATCTCAATTGGGAGAATCCCCAGTTGCGCAAAGAAATTTACGATATGATGCGCTGGTGGCTGGATAAAGGGATCGACGGATTCCGGATGGATGTCA
Above is a window of Fodinisporobacter ferrooxydans DNA encoding:
- a CDS encoding Ppx/GppA phosphatase family protein, giving the protein MGNYLALIDLGSNTARLVIYYDDGQGVIREEDNVKRTLRLISYLDENRRITTTGFEKTLECMHQFKDVCTAWNIQHIVGVATAAVRQAQNGHELLQAIEDATGISIRLLSGEEEAHYGYLAVVNSMNVEDAITVDIGGGSTELTRISQRRCVGRISLPFGAVSLTQWFLNDSGIPPANDWKRLFDYLKQQFGSIDWLERQRCPVIAMGGTARNLAKIVQRQSQYSLSSLHHYEIQRKDIDSVFTSLSQLSIEQRKQVPGLAKDRADVIVSGIAVFRALLEAAQSDTLITSNKGLRDGILFEQVLQKENRSRIDDVAMHSVGQLMRRYRVNIPHANHVRFLAMQLFDDMKQLQLIPYGNFERRILEIASLLHNIGLAINVYETSQHTFYMLSNILILGLTHRERILIATVAAYKNQKQFQKQLAQFPDILRKEDKQIVEKLGHIVLLARILDRSMTQQIKSVRIKEKNKQLVIECYSAEENLMEFSFIPEMLEKLSKLWKLSFQYKVVGERKRAL
- a CDS encoding DUF92 domain-containing protein — translated: MSQVWIGLFGSIAIAGIAYWKQSLSGSGAVAAVFVGTILYSTGSLPWFGTMIAFFVFSSLLSQWKKRNKENMERMYEKTGRRDAGQVLANGGLAVGMSLLHGIWPLPVFWYAFLGIMATVNADTWATEIGSLSKKSPVSILTGRTVHPGTSGGITALGLLATVLGSIFIGAVATILLFIHWKETISHVPFPFAHVVAINIGVTFLAGTIGCLADSLLGATVQVMYACDACGLEVETAMHCQKAAKKIRGFSFFSNDRVNSFSSFIGGAAAMMASFIIGA
- a CDS encoding RNA degradosome polyphosphate kinase, yielding MIDFQLPMYYINRELSWLSFNERVLEEALDAEHPLLERLKFLSITCSNLDEFFMVRVAGLKDQLKAGFQTPENKTQMTPQEQLSAISERTHRLVIHIYNVLSASIIPELKGSGIQFLQADELSANQMAFIEEYYHHHIYPVLTPLGVDASRPFPMILNRSLNLAVLLENEKHPQEPNQLFAVVQVPSVLPRSIQLPSEVGICQYILLEHVICKYMQTLFQGNRIVSVSPFRITRNVDLIFEVEDDDDLLEAIEKELKKRRKGDAVRIEVDQSMPDILIDTLKDWLELEDVDIYRIEGPIDLTFFIGFVNTIKGFQHLKYNEIKPNPPKDLIGESGIFEAIAKKDILLHHPYESFEPVIHFIRQAAEDPNVLAIKQTLYRVGGNSPVVNALMRAAENGKQVTVLVELKARFDEENNIVWAKKLEEAGCHVIYGVNGLKTHSKITLVVRQEQGTIRRYVHLGTGNYNETTARIYTDLGLFTAREEFGIDASAFFNHLSGFSEVPEWQEITTAPNGLREHFIAWIENEIAQSTKENPGRIIAKMNSLTDKEIIKALYKASCAGVKIDLIVRGICCLRPGIPGVSENIHVRSIIGRFLEHSRIYYFHNGGNEQFYLASADWMTRNMIGRVEILFPVIQENLKTKLSNILQTMLLDNTKARILQSDGSYSRQIDQGAIQINSQMHFYQEAELTIRTSNVLLH
- the tpx gene encoding thiol peroxidase; its protein translation is MAQERKGAITFKGNPVTLIGPELKVGDQAPNFTVLANDLSPVTLDNSKGTVRLISVVPSLDTGVCDQQTRRFNEEAANLPNVTILTVSVDLPFAQKRWCGAAGIDKVQTVSDHRDLSFGEAYGVVIKELRLLARAVFVVDQNDKVTYVEYVSEATNHPNYEAAIAAAKELL
- a CDS encoding ferritin-like domain-containing protein; translation: MLYMYPYIQAGYRSEWMPMLSSHFHHDFTAFLLQLQKAIHEEATAIYFYQNLIAMAPKEWHKKWIEHPYKDEKKHLRILSELYWRITGRQPVVQAAQTVFGNYKEGLLKALESELEAFESYRDLYLATDRADIRDVLFETMTDEQEHALRFSFLYHDL